Proteins co-encoded in one Holophagales bacterium genomic window:
- a CDS encoding ubiquinol-cytochrome c reductase iron-sulfur subunit, with protein sequence MSSRRDFLGTAWAAAGVGAAVAGAAVLGKALSSSPEEARTVELPEALLKKAEKDGGLVHDGLLVRGPATAPVVLDLTCTHLRCRVAPIEGGGFSCPCHGSRYDAEGRPVSGPAPKALARPHLTRAGAGFTARLS encoded by the coding sequence GTGAGCTCGAGGCGGGACTTCCTCGGGACCGCCTGGGCCGCGGCGGGCGTCGGCGCGGCCGTGGCCGGTGCCGCCGTTCTGGGAAAGGCGCTCTCGAGCTCGCCCGAGGAGGCGCGCACCGTGGAGCTTCCGGAGGCGCTGCTGAAGAAGGCCGAGAAGGACGGCGGCCTCGTTCACGACGGGCTCCTCGTCCGCGGGCCGGCGACGGCCCCGGTCGTCCTCGACCTCACCTGCACCCACCTGCGCTGCCGGGTCGCGCCGATCGAGGGAGGCGGCTTCTCGTGCCCGTGCCACGGGAGCCGCTACGACGCCGAGGGCCGCCCCGTGAGCGGACCCGCGCCGAAGGCGCTCGCACGGCCGCACCTGACGCGGGCGGGCGCGGGCTTCACGGCGCGGCTCTCGTGA
- a CDS encoding sigma-54-dependent Fis family transcriptional regulator, with amino-acid sequence METVFEALGRVLVVLDRDFRVIRASSTLNDLAYPGAATAAIGRPIEELVGARLFGPSDTLRESLEQGLREEGRRAILRCGEGTARLVSLTAAVLPSDVTSHCDPRARYIIVLRPAETDNGLVQSMLSSHGLVARSPVMLRIVHLVESLHRSEATVLVTGESGTGKELIARALHANSPRCTGPFVAVNCGALPGELLESELFGHVRGAFTGAVRDRIGRFDMAKGGTIFLDEVGDMPLHLQVKLLRVLQERHFERVGESTPRPMDARVIAATNVDLVDAIRIGRFRDDLYYRLRVVPIHVPPLRDRVDDIPLIAQHLLAHIGGREGRALRLSPDTLAAMTRYRWPGNVRELGNALEYAVATCTGQTIQIENLPSELREGAEAAGLEESAAAPPVDEAFPEALAEDPAERLRIVQILESARWNRGRAAEALGMSRSTLWRRMKELGIE; translated from the coding sequence CCATCGAGGAGCTCGTCGGCGCGAGGCTCTTCGGTCCGTCCGACACCCTCCGCGAGTCCCTCGAGCAGGGCCTGCGGGAAGAAGGGCGCCGGGCGATCCTGCGCTGCGGCGAAGGGACCGCCCGCCTCGTCTCGCTCACGGCCGCCGTCCTGCCGTCCGACGTCACGAGCCACTGCGACCCCCGGGCGCGCTACATCATCGTCCTGCGTCCGGCCGAGACCGACAACGGACTCGTCCAGTCGATGCTCTCCTCGCACGGCCTGGTGGCGCGCTCCCCCGTCATGCTCCGGATCGTCCACCTCGTCGAGTCGCTCCACCGGAGCGAGGCGACCGTCCTCGTGACGGGCGAGAGCGGCACCGGCAAGGAGCTGATCGCCCGCGCCCTGCACGCGAACTCCCCCCGCTGCACGGGACCGTTCGTCGCCGTGAACTGCGGCGCGCTGCCGGGAGAGCTCCTCGAGAGCGAGCTCTTCGGGCACGTGCGGGGCGCCTTCACCGGGGCCGTGCGCGACCGGATCGGACGCTTCGACATGGCGAAGGGGGGGACGATCTTCCTCGACGAGGTCGGCGACATGCCGCTCCACCTCCAGGTCAAGCTCCTCCGCGTCCTGCAGGAACGGCACTTCGAGCGGGTCGGCGAGAGCACGCCCCGCCCCATGGACGCCCGCGTCATCGCCGCCACGAACGTCGACCTCGTCGACGCCATTCGCATCGGCCGCTTCCGCGACGACCTCTACTACCGCCTTCGCGTCGTTCCGATCCACGTCCCGCCCCTCAGGGACCGGGTCGACGACATCCCCCTCATCGCCCAGCACCTCCTCGCCCACATCGGGGGGCGCGAAGGGCGCGCGCTCCGGCTCTCGCCCGACACCCTCGCCGCGATGACCCGCTACCGCTGGCCCGGGAACGTCCGCGAGCTGGGGAACGCCCTCGAGTACGCCGTCGCGACGTGCACGGGCCAGACGATCCAGATCGAGAACCTCCCGTCGGAGCTGCGCGAGGGCGCCGAGGCGGCCGGGCTCGAAGAGAGCGCGGCCGCCCCGCCCGTCGACGAGGCCTTCCCCGAAGCCCTCGCCGAGGATCCGGCGGAACGGCTCCGGATCGTCCAGATCCTCGAGTCGGCCCGCTGGAACCGCGGCCGCGCGGCCGAGGCGCTCGGCATGAGCCGAAGCACGCTCTGGCGGCGGATGAAGGAGCTCGGAATCGAGTGA